The following are from one region of the Vibrio parahaemolyticus genome:
- a CDS encoding DMT family transporter, whose translation MNHVHKPIVFMLMSTLSLSVTGLLAKQLSEALSVTMFSFLRFFLPALILLLVLIPKGIKLPKSTELKPTLLRALCIGLSQLCFIASLQTLTLVESVVLFATGPLFMPVIEKLVWHGKIRASTVFGIVMAFSGVVLLAGTEGEFTLRYDLLLGLAGGLFNSGSQLTLYKVSKSNMSPLEINFWAFSFAALFILPLALINDGSGLLGAHSFSLSVEPSVLWLLVMSMLIINTQVFRAKAYQLASSGSQLAPLIFTNLLFTAVWQSLFFADVMSRTQIAGMGLIVLATVLNGCWDVLVKHHQSKALQTRTS comes from the coding sequence ATGAATCACGTTCACAAACCCATCGTATTTATGTTGATGTCTACATTAAGCTTATCTGTTACGGGCTTGCTAGCAAAGCAGCTGTCTGAGGCGCTTTCGGTAACCATGTTCAGCTTTCTGCGATTTTTCCTACCTGCGCTTATCTTGCTCTTAGTTCTGATCCCGAAAGGCATCAAACTGCCGAAATCGACCGAGTTGAAGCCCACTTTGCTACGCGCACTTTGTATTGGTCTGTCTCAACTCTGCTTTATTGCGTCTCTTCAAACGTTAACACTGGTCGAAAGTGTTGTCCTTTTTGCTACAGGCCCGTTGTTTATGCCTGTGATTGAAAAGCTTGTCTGGCATGGAAAAATTCGTGCGTCCACCGTTTTTGGTATTGTGATGGCGTTTAGTGGTGTGGTGTTGTTGGCTGGAACGGAAGGCGAATTTACTTTGCGATACGACTTACTGCTTGGTTTGGCTGGTGGTTTGTTTAACTCCGGCTCACAATTGACGCTGTATAAAGTCAGCAAAAGTAATATGTCGCCGCTAGAGATCAACTTCTGGGCGTTTAGCTTTGCCGCGTTATTTATTCTGCCTTTGGCGCTTATCAACGATGGCTCTGGACTGTTGGGGGCTCATTCATTCTCACTATCCGTTGAGCCTAGTGTGCTGTGGCTATTAGTCATGTCGATGTTGATCATCAATACTCAAGTGTTTCGTGCAAAAGCCTATCAACTGGCCAGTAGCGGCTCTCAACTCGCACCACTGATTTTTACCAACTTGTTGTTTACGGCCGTTTGGCAATCACTTTTTTTCGCTGATGTAATGAGCCGCACTCAAATCGCGGGCATGGGCTTAATTGTGCTCGCGACGGTATTGAATGGGTGCTGGGATGTATTGGTCAAGCATCATCAAAGCAAGGCGTTACAAACGAGAACATCTTAG
- a CDS encoding LysR substrate-binding domain-containing protein has translation MRKLVPLKSIYAFVAVAESGSMTEAAQLLSVSHSAISQAIKSLESQVNKPLFDRIGRHVYLNTEGKKYYRKVAPALEQIVDATEALMHDQNSQRITLNMVNSLALHWWIPRMPRLQAYAPQLDVRLSNLSGRFNLEQEGVDAALVHGKPEEWQDYYCEKLSEDELVLVCSPDLIDHSNPVNLSDILKTYPLIEVTNERRKHDWQVWSDAIGAARPKNKKPITFNMSIQAVQATTRRLGVLVTHRLFVKDDIKYGQLIELGEPVINPNQQLYFVCPPHKLKQESFHLLRSWLKQEFA, from the coding sequence ATGCGCAAATTAGTACCATTAAAATCCATCTACGCGTTTGTGGCGGTGGCAGAATCAGGCAGTATGACGGAAGCCGCCCAGCTTCTGAGCGTTAGCCACTCGGCGATCAGCCAAGCGATTAAATCTCTCGAAAGCCAAGTAAACAAACCGCTTTTTGACCGCATTGGACGCCATGTGTACCTCAATACGGAAGGCAAAAAATACTACCGCAAAGTCGCGCCAGCGTTAGAACAAATCGTCGATGCAACTGAAGCACTGATGCACGATCAAAACTCTCAACGCATTACGCTAAACATGGTGAATTCCTTGGCACTGCATTGGTGGATCCCACGTATGCCACGCCTTCAAGCCTATGCGCCCCAACTTGATGTGCGCCTATCTAACCTTTCTGGACGGTTCAATTTGGAACAAGAAGGCGTTGATGCTGCGTTGGTGCATGGCAAACCTGAAGAGTGGCAAGACTACTATTGCGAAAAGCTCAGTGAAGACGAACTGGTATTAGTGTGCAGCCCTGATCTCATCGACCACAGCAATCCAGTTAATCTTTCTGACATCTTAAAGACGTATCCGCTCATTGAGGTCACGAATGAGCGCAGAAAACACGATTGGCAAGTCTGGTCAGACGCGATAGGAGCCGCTCGTCCAAAAAACAAAAAGCCGATCACTTTTAATATGTCGATTCAAGCGGTACAGGCAACCACGCGTCGTTTGGGTGTGTTGGTGACTCATCGTTTGTTTGTGAAAGACGACATCAAGTACGGTCAGCTGATCGAACTTGGTGAGCCTGTGATCAATCCTAATCAGCAACTTTATTTTGTGTGCCCACCGCATAAGCTCAAGCAAGAAAGCTTTCACCTATTGCGCTCGTGGTTAAAACAAGAATTTGCGTAA
- a CDS encoding S1 family peptidase, translating into MRLFHRVVIGACLVVPAVGNANDGAELDEQGISTAIIGGQQASQNQLPFFARLILHKTGDRQFANICGGSIVNDRFILTAAHCVESSVFTDGWTANDLRVLVKNPTMNDVYVEEFKDVRTITIHPNYDPNDLWINDLAVLELTRPITDNVQSITLPQDFGDYSGESVYQIFGLGQTSTTDTSGPNYLRWAEVQPLSDAQCASLVVGYNDQENICANGFPDRSYTGICSGDSGGPLTYQDSNGMYQQIGIVSYGSSICKSAAIPSVFTEILNYTSWIEARTSSGVKTVYNASLAALEDYHSEGDSGFDPEDTNVSGFSDNGSGGAMGAGLLFFGGLLGWLRRRKTT; encoded by the coding sequence ATGCGATTGTTTCATAGAGTAGTGATTGGGGCTTGTCTCGTTGTACCAGCAGTGGGTAATGCCAATGACGGGGCAGAGCTTGACGAGCAAGGCATTTCAACCGCGATTATTGGAGGCCAGCAAGCGTCTCAAAATCAGCTCCCGTTCTTTGCTCGGCTAATTTTACACAAAACGGGCGACCGACAATTCGCGAATATTTGTGGTGGTTCTATCGTTAATGATCGTTTCATATTAACGGCCGCCCACTGCGTAGAATCCTCGGTTTTTACTGACGGTTGGACAGCAAATGACCTCCGTGTTCTGGTAAAAAATCCAACCATGAACGATGTTTATGTCGAAGAGTTCAAAGACGTTCGCACTATTACAATTCATCCCAACTATGATCCTAATGACCTATGGATTAATGACTTGGCGGTATTGGAGTTAACCCGACCAATTACCGATAACGTTCAGTCCATCACTCTGCCTCAAGATTTTGGCGATTACAGCGGCGAATCGGTTTATCAAATCTTTGGATTGGGACAAACGTCCACGACCGACACCAGCGGCCCGAACTATTTGCGATGGGCGGAGGTTCAACCGCTTTCTGATGCCCAATGCGCTTCTCTCGTTGTGGGGTATAACGATCAAGAAAACATTTGTGCAAATGGCTTTCCAGACCGTAGCTATACCGGAATATGTAGCGGAGACTCTGGCGGCCCACTCACCTATCAAGACAGCAACGGTATGTATCAGCAAATCGGGATTGTGAGCTACGGCTCATCCATTTGTAAGTCGGCAGCCATTCCGAGCGTCTTCACAGAGATTCTGAATTACACCTCGTGGATAGAGGCAAGAACCAGTTCTGGGGTTAAAACCGTTTATAACGCGAGCTTAGCAGCCTTAGAGGATTACCATAGCGAAGGTGATTCAGGCTTTGATCCAGAAGACACTAATGTTTCAGGATTTAGCGATAACGGCAGCGGCGGTGCAATGGGTGCAGGGTTGTTGTTCTTTGGAGGATTATTGGGTTGGCTGCGACGCAGAAAGACGACGTAA
- the fliJ gene encoding flagellar export protein FliJ: MKAKLKAVGKLQQMEEKQRDRVGQQLDAMRQRHNHLSTQLQQLSALKGHAGQSALSSPSLNSAALMNFNRVDQMLQRMLRHHEQEQAVMQAECASVQKTLEHKHARVQGLEKVLERWRTKQNYEKAKKEQKLIEDIINSRVKRKTL; this comes from the coding sequence ATGAAAGCCAAACTTAAAGCGGTCGGCAAACTGCAACAAATGGAAGAAAAGCAGCGTGATAGGGTCGGGCAACAGCTCGACGCTATGCGTCAGCGTCACAATCATCTTTCAACGCAGTTGCAACAACTTTCAGCTCTCAAAGGGCACGCTGGTCAATCGGCGTTGTCCTCTCCGTCTTTGAATAGCGCGGCGTTGATGAACTTCAACCGCGTTGATCAGATGCTGCAAAGAATGCTCCGTCACCACGAGCAAGAACAAGCGGTGATGCAAGCTGAATGTGCATCAGTACAAAAAACGTTAGAACACAAACACGCTCGCGTTCAAGGGTTGGAAAAGGTATTAGAGAGATGGCGTACCAAGCAAAATTATGAGAAAGCCAAAAAAGAGCAAAAGCTGATTGAAGACATCATCAACTCTCGCGTGAAACGCAAAACGTTGTAA
- the fliI gene encoding flagellar protein export ATPase FliI → MSSTLSHELLSERLSDALASLDSIPVARVTGRLIKVNGLMLQAVGCRFKLEQRCLVETAEGDMIEAQVVGFDHTVAYLMPIRRLGGLFAGAKVIPLDGDSTVQLSSQWMGRVVNGLGEPLDDGMPLKGGDRVSLEPKPINPLKRRPVDTPLNVGVRAINGLLTVGKGQRIGLMAGSGVGKSVLMGMITKNTEADVIVVGLIGERGREVREFIERNLTPEAREKAIIIAAPADESPLMRLRATLLCHRVAEYFRDQGKDVLLLMDSLTRYAMAQREIALSLGEPPASRGYPPSVFSVLPQLLERAGNSENPHGSLTAIYTVLAEGDDQQDPVVDSARAILDGHVVLSRQLAEQGHYPAIDINASISRCMSTCTQPAHSTIANNFRQMYSNYLQVKELLPLGGYQPGQDPELDQSVSMYPHLRSYLQQSANEAVDYTTSLTELAQMFQGAP, encoded by the coding sequence ATGAGTAGTACATTAAGCCACGAACTATTAAGTGAGCGTTTGAGCGATGCACTAGCATCGCTTGATTCTATTCCCGTTGCGCGAGTAACCGGACGCTTGATTAAAGTGAACGGCTTGATGTTACAAGCGGTTGGATGTCGTTTTAAGCTTGAGCAACGTTGTTTAGTGGAAACCGCCGAAGGCGATATGATCGAAGCACAAGTGGTCGGCTTTGATCATACCGTTGCGTACTTAATGCCAATCCGCCGTTTAGGCGGTTTGTTTGCAGGTGCGAAGGTGATCCCATTAGACGGCGACAGTACCGTGCAACTCAGCTCTCAGTGGATGGGACGCGTGGTGAACGGCTTAGGCGAGCCATTGGATGACGGCATGCCGCTTAAAGGGGGCGATCGTGTTTCACTTGAACCTAAACCGATCAACCCCCTTAAGCGTCGTCCTGTCGATACACCGCTTAATGTTGGCGTTCGTGCGATCAACGGTTTGCTGACGGTCGGTAAAGGTCAGCGTATTGGTCTAATGGCGGGCAGTGGTGTTGGTAAAAGTGTGTTGATGGGGATGATCACCAAAAACACGGAAGCGGACGTCATTGTGGTGGGTTTGATTGGTGAGCGTGGTCGAGAAGTTCGTGAGTTTATTGAACGCAACTTAACGCCAGAGGCGAGAGAAAAAGCCATCATCATTGCAGCTCCTGCGGATGAATCACCATTGATGCGACTTAGAGCGACACTGCTTTGTCACCGCGTCGCGGAGTATTTCCGAGATCAAGGCAAAGATGTACTTTTGTTGATGGATTCCCTAACGCGTTACGCGATGGCTCAACGTGAAATCGCGTTATCTTTGGGGGAACCACCAGCGTCGCGCGGCTATCCGCCTTCGGTATTCAGTGTGTTACCGCAGCTATTAGAGCGAGCGGGTAACAGTGAAAATCCTCATGGCAGCTTAACGGCGATTTACACTGTACTGGCGGAAGGCGACGATCAGCAAGACCCAGTCGTGGACTCTGCTCGTGCCATTTTGGATGGACACGTTGTGTTGTCGCGCCAGCTGGCGGAACAAGGGCATTATCCGGCGATTGATATCAACGCTTCTATCAGCCGTTGTATGAGCACTTGTACGCAACCTGCTCATTCCACCATCGCAAACAACTTCCGCCAAATGTACTCCAATTACCTTCAGGTGAAAGAGTTACTTCCGCTTGGTGGCTATCAACCGGGTCAGGACCCTGAGTTGGATCAGTCTGTGTCGATGTATCCGCATTTGCGTTCGTACTTACAGCAATCAGCGAACGAGGCGGTGGATTACACCACCAGTTTGACTGAGCTGGCTCAAATGTTCCAAGGTGCACCGTAG
- the fliH gene encoding flagellar assembly protein FliH encodes MAEQRSNIMRLPPSGYRLHRFPPLAQPVAVDEEFGLDNQGWQESQVDIQQQLEAGFQQGLQQGHEEGLRQGIEQGKQQGLLDGQKEGFQKGFVSGEQAGKQGFLEAAKPVNDLFQALSRWQSEKEQQQRHMICELVQKVAQQVIRAELTLMPQQILALVDETLSAMPGKAETVTVHLNPQDLERITHINADLPKSWKLVANNELPIGGCQLVTDDAEADASCDSRLEACMDNVKQHLLDEVSIPQVESENE; translated from the coding sequence ATGGCAGAACAAAGATCGAACATTATGCGACTGCCTCCAAGTGGTTACCGTTTACACCGTTTTCCGCCGCTGGCTCAGCCAGTTGCGGTTGATGAAGAGTTCGGCTTGGACAACCAAGGTTGGCAAGAGTCGCAAGTGGACATTCAGCAGCAACTTGAAGCCGGTTTCCAACAGGGGCTGCAACAAGGTCATGAAGAAGGTTTACGCCAAGGTATTGAGCAAGGTAAGCAACAAGGCTTGCTCGATGGTCAGAAAGAAGGCTTCCAGAAAGGATTTGTTTCTGGTGAACAAGCTGGTAAGCAAGGCTTTTTAGAAGCGGCGAAGCCAGTTAATGATTTGTTCCAAGCCTTATCTCGCTGGCAAAGTGAAAAAGAGCAGCAGCAACGCCACATGATTTGTGAGTTGGTACAGAAGGTGGCTCAGCAGGTGATTCGTGCCGAGCTTACTCTGATGCCACAGCAAATTCTGGCGCTGGTGGATGAAACACTGTCTGCGATGCCGGGCAAAGCGGAAACCGTGACGGTTCATCTCAACCCACAAGATCTAGAACGCATTACGCACATTAACGCGGATCTGCCTAAGTCTTGGAAGCTGGTTGCCAACAACGAACTGCCAATTGGTGGTTGTCAGTTAGTGACGGATGATGCGGAAGCGGACGCCAGTTGTGACTCACGCTTAGAGGCGTGCATGGACAACGTAAAACAGCACTTGTTAGACGAAGTCAGCATTCCACAGGTTGAGTCTGAAAATGAGTAG
- a CDS encoding flagellar motor switch protein FliG: protein MNTAQLTSKQTLSYVEQTALVLLGMGEDAAAKVLQHFTRDETQRVTRAMAKLNGIKSDSARGVIQNFFEDFREHSGIRGASKEYLSNTLRKALGNDLAKGLLNNLYGDEIRNNMQRLQWVEAETLARFIVNEHPQMQAIFLAYLPADSSSAVLKHLPQDYHDEIIFRIAQLQDIDHQVATDLHELVERCIEKVSASQSVPLSGVKQAADIINRFEGDRGSLMEMLKLHDEEVVNAIEENMFDFMVLGRQREETMDMLVQQIPLELWATALKGSDITLQQAIKRSMPQRMVKALEDDMEARGAVALSRVQKARQDIMQMVRELDESGEVQLLLYEEPTVE from the coding sequence ATGAACACAGCTCAGTTGACGTCAAAACAAACGCTTAGTTATGTAGAACAAACCGCGCTTGTGCTACTGGGCATGGGCGAGGATGCAGCGGCCAAAGTGTTGCAGCATTTCACCCGCGATGAAACACAGCGTGTGACTCGCGCAATGGCGAAACTGAATGGCATAAAAAGCGATTCAGCACGCGGCGTGATTCAAAACTTTTTTGAAGATTTTCGTGAGCACAGTGGTATTCGTGGTGCATCGAAAGAGTACTTGTCGAACACCTTGCGTAAGGCGCTCGGTAACGATCTTGCTAAAGGTCTGTTGAACAACCTGTACGGTGACGAAATTCGCAACAACATGCAGCGTCTGCAATGGGTAGAGGCTGAAACGCTGGCGCGATTTATCGTCAACGAGCACCCGCAGATGCAAGCCATTTTCTTGGCTTATCTGCCAGCGGATAGCTCATCTGCCGTGCTGAAGCATTTGCCGCAAGACTACCATGATGAAATCATCTTCCGTATTGCGCAGCTACAAGACATCGATCACCAAGTCGCGACCGATCTGCATGAACTGGTTGAACGTTGTATCGAAAAAGTGTCTGCAAGCCAAAGCGTACCGCTTTCTGGCGTTAAGCAAGCGGCAGACATCATCAACCGCTTTGAAGGCGACCGTGGTTCATTGATGGAAATGCTCAAACTGCATGATGAAGAAGTGGTTAACGCCATCGAAGAGAACATGTTTGACTTCATGGTGCTGGGCCGTCAACGTGAAGAAACCATGGACATGCTCGTACAGCAAATTCCACTCGAGCTTTGGGCTACGGCACTGAAAGGTTCGGATATCACGTTGCAGCAAGCGATCAAACGCTCAATGCCACAACGTATGGTGAAAGCGCTAGAAGACGATATGGAAGCGCGTGGTGCAGTTGCACTAAGTCGAGTTCAGAAAGCGCGCCAAGACATCATGCAAATGGTGCGCGAGCTTGATGAGTCGGGTGAAGTTCAGTTGCTTCTATACGAAGAGCCAACGGTGGAATAA
- the fliF gene encoding flagellar basal-body MS-ring/collar protein FliF has translation MSELTPQVAGNTAMTTSTTQAFSPAGNMDDVTNKLKQLWSSSQRNLVLSAVLAAIVAAIIVVALWSSSQSFRPLYSQQERFDIGEIVSVLESEGVSYRMQEQNGQVLVPEGEVARIRMLLASKGVKAKLPTGLDSLKEDSSLGTSQFMETARYRHGLEGELVRTIMSLNSVANARVHLAIPRQTLFVRQNGENPSASVMLELKPGEDLKPEQVEAIINLIVGSVTAMKPEFVSVIDQYGRLLSADVASAEAGKVNAKYLEYQKNVEKQIIQRAADMLTPIVGPSNFRVQVAADMDFSQVEETREILDNAPVVRNEHTIQNNSIDQIALGVPGSLSNQPPVTGEAATNDSQNTNARSEVNRQYAVGSSVRRTQYQQGQIEKLSVSVLLNSKASPDGVAWSDADKAQISTMITDAVGISAARGDSLSLMSFNFTPIDIDAPTALPWWQDPTVQQPLRYVIGGMLGLAMIFFVLRPLIMHLTGADKPVPELNFAEPPQEEPDYDNLQTREEREHEEVLNRRLSEKGISASTGLDVNSDMLPPAGSPLEIQLKHLQLIANEEPERVAEILKQWVNINEHSSVDVKTNA, from the coding sequence CATGGACGACGTGACAAATAAGCTTAAGCAGCTTTGGTCAAGTAGCCAACGAAATCTTGTTCTATCCGCTGTTCTCGCGGCGATTGTAGCGGCGATCATTGTGGTTGCGCTTTGGAGTTCTTCTCAAAGCTTCCGTCCGCTTTACAGTCAACAAGAGCGATTCGATATTGGTGAGATTGTCTCGGTCTTAGAGAGTGAAGGTGTGAGCTACCGCATGCAGGAGCAGAACGGCCAAGTGCTGGTTCCTGAAGGTGAGGTGGCTCGCATTCGTATGTTATTGGCGTCAAAAGGCGTAAAAGCGAAACTGCCAACCGGATTGGATTCACTGAAAGAAGACAGCTCATTAGGTACCAGCCAGTTTATGGAGACTGCGCGTTACCGTCATGGTTTAGAAGGTGAGTTAGTACGCACTATCATGTCGCTAAACTCGGTAGCGAATGCGCGTGTTCACCTTGCGATTCCTCGTCAAACGTTGTTTGTTCGCCAAAACGGTGAAAACCCGTCTGCATCTGTCATGCTCGAACTCAAACCGGGTGAAGACCTTAAGCCAGAACAGGTTGAAGCGATCATCAACTTGATCGTAGGCAGTGTGACGGCGATGAAGCCTGAGTTTGTTTCTGTCATCGATCAATATGGCCGACTGTTGAGTGCTGATGTTGCGTCAGCAGAAGCGGGCAAAGTAAACGCGAAGTATCTGGAATACCAAAAGAACGTTGAGAAGCAAATCATCCAACGTGCGGCAGACATGCTAACGCCGATTGTTGGCCCTAGTAATTTCCGTGTTCAGGTTGCAGCCGATATGGATTTCAGCCAAGTGGAAGAAACGCGAGAAATCCTTGATAACGCGCCAGTGGTTCGTAACGAACACACCATTCAAAACAATTCGATTGACCAAATCGCGCTTGGCGTACCAGGTTCTCTCAGCAACCAGCCTCCAGTGACTGGTGAGGCGGCGACAAACGACAGCCAAAACACCAATGCGCGCTCTGAAGTGAATCGTCAGTATGCGGTTGGCAGCAGCGTGCGCCGTACTCAGTACCAACAAGGTCAGATTGAGAAATTGAGCGTATCGGTTCTATTGAACTCAAAAGCATCACCAGACGGTGTGGCTTGGAGCGATGCAGACAAAGCGCAAATCTCTACCATGATCACCGATGCCGTTGGCATTTCAGCTGCGCGAGGTGACAGCTTGAGCTTGATGAGCTTCAACTTCACACCGATTGATATCGACGCGCCAACAGCTCTGCCTTGGTGGCAAGACCCTACGGTTCAACAGCCATTACGTTATGTGATCGGCGGGATGTTGGGCTTGGCGATGATCTTCTTTGTGCTGCGTCCATTGATCATGCACCTAACTGGCGCAGACAAGCCAGTTCCTGAACTGAACTTTGCTGAGCCGCCACAAGAAGAGCCTGATTACGACAACTTGCAAACACGTGAAGAGCGTGAGCATGAAGAAGTGCTTAACCGTCGTCTGTCTGAAAAAGGCATTTCTGCCTCGACGGGTCTGGATGTGAACAGCGACATGCTGCCTCCTGCAGGTTCTCCACTAGAGATTCAATTGAAACACCTACAGCTTATTGCTAATGAAGAGCCAGAGCGCGTAGCCGAAATACTGAAACAATGGGTAAACATCAATGAACACAGCTCAGTTGACGTCAAAACAAACGCTTAG